From Streptomyces sp. CMB-StM0423, a single genomic window includes:
- a CDS encoding FtsK/SpoIIIE domain-containing protein encodes MRLTLTVVDPLGGDRADVVLDAEAESSVGDVARVLAGQLDSPPPAAPPQGVPQAVQVPAPHAQQAQHAHAQAAPVQMPGGWATAGAPPAAPPGAPPAAVPFGAPGAPPQQPAAAAPAPPPVFVDGFAVDPRLPVAQSPLREGTVVSLYDPVGCPPREVTGLVELRVVGGPMAGAVHRLGLGRVDIGSGNATHIRVSDPELPERAFSLTVSADGRCKVHVHGDQEKATLDGTTFAELAKPKEKSDDDDTRRARRRRRREARKEERRRRRAGEPAPPPLPQEPPQSKDAWPYGSQVAIGNSLFELVRYGPPDAAVATSEDGGGLDYNRPPRLLPPDRETRFKLPAPPKEGQARPLPWLMALMPAVMGVTMCLVMGRWYYLLMAFMSPIIMIGNYFMDKKHGRKSHVKAVAEYKEHKARIEKDARDALVAERNERRLGGPDPALLLSTATGPRTRLWERRRTDADHLLIRFGTAELDSEVLLEDPEQDEHRRQVLWKIQDAPVTVPLRQIGVLGIAGAGDTPRSLGRWAVAQSAVLHSPLDVQFYVLTEPGGQAGWDWVRWLPHARPPGEYDTNALVGTDTETVAARIAELTQLLDARQKAAKDQRSSGPTSFKDPDILIVFDGSRRLRSLPGVVRLLREGPAVSMFAICLDSEDRFLPGECQAIVVAEPKPEEHDPRAAAHGGIPMQQVAGAGGPGGAGGFPPFRVGAWGTGHSQDAAQRAAAADGTGPIRLRVEQAGAERRRGVRPDFVSPAWCALVARGLSPVRDISGEAEDAAIPSSSRLLDVVELEPPTGDAIAARWQIGGQSTTAVIGESYDGPFAIDIRKDGPHGLIAGTTGSGKSELLQTIVAALAVTNTPENMTFVLIDYKGGSAFKDCVKLPHTVGMVTDLDNHLVTRALESLRAELHRREHILADAEAKDIEDFQDLLRREPGRYAPLPRLLLVIDEFAAMVRELPDFVTGLVDIAARGRSLGIHLMLATQRPSGVVSPEIRANTNLRIALRVTDGGESADVIDAPDAGFIAKSMPGRAYVRLGHASLVPFQSGRVGGRRPGAADPATAQPWAGRLGWAELGRGALKRPAGAQQEEDEITDLKVLVDAVNEANERLGIPEQHSPWLPALPDSVELDALPAPQGAGPLPPAPYGIEDLPAQQARRTVAIDFADFGHLIVGGAPRSGRSQMLRTIAASLARTHSVADLHLFGIDCGNGALNALTRLPHCGAVVSRNQTERAVRLIGRLKQELGRRQELLAADGFADIAEQRAAASDPEQKLPYTVVLLDRWEGWLPTLGEINHGDLTDEIYGLLREGASVGIHMIITGDRSVLTGRISTLTEDKFAFRLPDRSDFSMISLNARNIPEDIEPGRMFRAESGLETQIAVLSDDLSGAAQAAAVAAIGEAATARDAGVPRSLRPFRVDVLPSRLGFEEAWEMRDVQAQEASKLWALVGVGGDELMGFGPDLADGIPAFIIGGPAKSGRSTVLKSMALTFLHQGVRLIIAAPRPSPMRDLADREGVLQVFTEDDIDEDEVHDLLKQASPDEPIVVLVDDAEMLTNCDAGDEFKAIARRGAERGWALVLAGDEEEVASGFSGWQVEAKKARRGVALSPQDPSAGDLIGIRLNRSSVGDQVQPGKGLLHLGDSEPFAVTTPLA; translated from the coding sequence GTGCGCCTCACCCTCACCGTCGTCGATCCGCTCGGGGGCGACCGTGCCGATGTCGTCCTCGACGCCGAGGCGGAGTCGTCCGTAGGCGATGTCGCCCGCGTCCTGGCCGGCCAGCTCGACTCGCCGCCGCCCGCCGCGCCGCCGCAGGGTGTGCCGCAGGCCGTCCAGGTGCCGGCCCCGCACGCCCAACAGGCCCAGCACGCCCACGCCCAGGCCGCTCCCGTGCAGATGCCCGGGGGCTGGGCCACGGCGGGCGCGCCGCCTGCCGCGCCGCCCGGAGCGCCCCCGGCGGCCGTCCCCTTCGGCGCGCCCGGCGCCCCGCCGCAGCAGCCGGCCGCGGCTGCGCCGGCACCGCCGCCCGTCTTCGTCGACGGCTTCGCCGTCGACCCCCGCCTGCCCGTCGCCCAGTCGCCGCTGCGCGAGGGCACGGTCGTCAGCCTGTACGACCCGGTGGGCTGCCCGCCCCGCGAGGTCACGGGCCTGGTCGAGCTGCGCGTCGTCGGCGGTCCCATGGCCGGCGCGGTGCACCGGCTGGGCCTGGGCCGCGTCGACATCGGCAGCGGCAACGCGACGCATATCCGCGTCTCCGACCCTGAGTTGCCCGAGCGCGCCTTCAGCCTCACCGTCTCGGCCGACGGCAGGTGCAAGGTCCACGTCCACGGCGACCAGGAGAAGGCCACCCTCGACGGCACGACGTTCGCCGAGCTGGCCAAGCCCAAGGAGAAGTCGGACGACGACGACACCCGCAGGGCCCGCAGGCGCCGCCGCCGCGAGGCCCGCAAGGAGGAGCGCCGCCGGCGCCGCGCCGGCGAGCCGGCGCCCCCGCCGCTGCCGCAGGAGCCGCCGCAGAGCAAGGACGCCTGGCCGTACGGGTCCCAGGTCGCCATCGGCAACTCGCTGTTCGAGCTGGTGCGTTACGGCCCGCCGGACGCCGCCGTCGCCACCTCGGAGGACGGCGGCGGGCTCGACTACAACCGCCCGCCGCGCCTGCTGCCGCCCGACCGCGAGACCCGCTTCAAGCTGCCCGCGCCGCCGAAGGAGGGCCAGGCCCGGCCGCTGCCGTGGCTGATGGCGCTGATGCCGGCCGTCATGGGCGTGACGATGTGCCTGGTCATGGGCCGCTGGTACTACCTGCTGATGGCGTTCATGAGCCCGATCATCATGATCGGCAACTACTTCATGGACAAGAAGCACGGCCGCAAGTCCCATGTGAAGGCCGTCGCCGAGTACAAGGAACACAAGGCCAGGATCGAGAAGGACGCCCGCGACGCCCTCGTCGCCGAGCGCAACGAGCGGCGGCTGGGCGGTCCCGACCCCGCGCTCCTGCTGTCCACCGCCACCGGCCCGCGCACCCGGCTGTGGGAGCGGCGCCGTACCGACGCCGACCATCTGCTGATCCGCTTCGGCACCGCCGAGCTGGACTCCGAAGTGCTGCTGGAGGACCCCGAGCAGGACGAGCACCGCCGCCAGGTGCTGTGGAAGATCCAGGACGCGCCCGTCACCGTGCCGCTGCGGCAGATCGGCGTCCTCGGCATCGCAGGCGCCGGCGACACCCCGCGCTCCCTCGGCCGCTGGGCCGTCGCGCAGTCCGCCGTGCTGCACAGCCCGCTGGACGTCCAGTTCTACGTGCTGACGGAGCCCGGCGGGCAGGCCGGCTGGGACTGGGTGCGCTGGCTGCCGCACGCCCGCCCGCCCGGGGAGTACGACACCAACGCGCTGGTCGGCACCGACACCGAGACCGTCGCCGCCCGCATCGCCGAGCTGACCCAACTGCTCGACGCACGGCAGAAGGCCGCCAAGGACCAGCGGTCCAGCGGGCCGACCTCCTTCAAGGACCCCGACATCCTCATCGTCTTCGACGGTTCGCGCCGGCTGCGTTCGCTGCCGGGCGTGGTGCGGCTGCTGCGCGAGGGCCCGGCGGTGTCGATGTTCGCCATCTGCCTCGACTCCGAGGACCGCTTCCTGCCGGGCGAGTGCCAGGCGATCGTCGTCGCCGAGCCCAAGCCGGAGGAGCACGACCCGCGGGCCGCCGCGCACGGCGGCATCCCGATGCAGCAGGTGGCCGGGGCCGGCGGGCCCGGCGGCGCCGGGGGCTTCCCGCCGTTCCGCGTCGGCGCCTGGGGCACGGGCCACTCGCAGGACGCCGCGCAGCGCGCCGCCGCCGCCGACGGCACCGGACCGATCCGGCTGCGCGTCGAGCAGGCCGGCGCCGAGCGGCGCCGCGGGGTGCGCCCGGACTTCGTCTCGCCGGCGTGGTGCGCGCTGGTGGCGCGCGGTCTGTCGCCCGTGCGCGACATCAGCGGCGAGGCCGAGGACGCGGCCATCCCGTCGTCCAGCCGGCTGCTCGACGTGGTGGAGCTGGAGCCGCCGACCGGGGACGCCATCGCCGCCCGCTGGCAGATCGGCGGGCAGTCGACGACGGCGGTCATCGGCGAGTCGTACGACGGCCCGTTCGCCATCGACATCCGCAAGGACGGTCCGCACGGCCTCATCGCCGGCACCACCGGATCCGGCAAGTCCGAGCTGCTGCAGACGATCGTCGCGGCGCTCGCGGTGACCAACACCCCGGAGAACATGACGTTCGTCCTCATCGACTACAAGGGCGGCTCCGCGTTCAAGGACTGTGTGAAGCTGCCGCACACCGTCGGCATGGTCACCGACCTCGACAACCACCTCGTCACCCGCGCCCTGGAGTCGCTCCGCGCCGAGCTGCACCGCCGCGAGCACATCCTCGCCGACGCCGAGGCCAAGGACATCGAGGACTTCCAGGACCTGCTGCGCCGCGAGCCCGGCCGGTACGCGCCGCTGCCCCGGCTGCTGCTCGTCATCGACGAGTTCGCCGCCATGGTCCGCGAGCTGCCCGACTTCGTCACCGGCCTGGTCGACATCGCCGCCCGCGGCCGTTCGCTCGGCATCCACCTGATGCTCGCCACCCAGCGCCCCAGCGGCGTGGTCTCCCCGGAGATCCGCGCGAACACCAACCTGCGCATCGCGCTGCGCGTCACCGACGGCGGCGAGTCCGCCGACGTCATCGACGCCCCCGATGCCGGGTTCATCGCCAAGTCCATGCCCGGCCGCGCCTATGTGCGCCTGGGCCACGCCTCCCTCGTCCCCTTCCAGTCCGGCCGCGTCGGCGGCCGCCGGCCCGGCGCCGCCGACCCGGCGACCGCCCAGCCCTGGGCCGGCCGCCTCGGCTGGGCCGAGCTGGGCCGGGGCGCGCTGAAGCGCCCCGCGGGAGCGCAGCAGGAGGAGGACGAGATCACCGACCTGAAGGTGCTCGTCGACGCGGTCAACGAGGCCAACGAGCGCCTGGGCATCCCCGAGCAGCACAGCCCGTGGCTGCCCGCGCTGCCCGACAGCGTCGAACTCGACGCGCTGCCCGCCCCGCAGGGCGCGGGCCCGCTGCCCCCGGCCCCGTACGGCATCGAGGACCTGCCCGCGCAGCAGGCCCGGCGCACGGTCGCCATCGACTTCGCCGACTTCGGGCACCTCATCGTCGGCGGCGCGCCGCGCAGCGGGCGTTCGCAGATGCTCCGTACGATCGCCGCCTCCCTGGCCCGTACGCACTCCGTCGCCGACCTGCACCTGTTCGGCATCGACTGCGGCAACGGCGCGCTCAACGCGCTGACCCGGCTGCCGCACTGCGGCGCCGTCGTCAGCCGCAACCAGACGGAGCGCGCGGTGCGCCTCATCGGCCGGCTCAAGCAGGAGCTGGGCCGCCGCCAGGAGCTGCTCGCCGCCGACGGCTTCGCCGACATCGCCGAGCAGCGGGCCGCGGCCTCGGACCCGGAGCAGAAGCTGCCGTACACCGTGGTGCTCCTCGACCGCTGGGAGGGCTGGCTGCCCACCCTCGGCGAGATCAACCACGGCGATCTGACCGACGAGATCTACGGGCTGCTGCGGGAGGGCGCGAGCGTCGGCATCCACATGATCATCACCGGTGACCGCAGCGTGCTCACCGGCCGGATCAGCACGCTGACGGAGGACAAGTTCGCCTTCCGGCTGCCCGACCGCTCCGACTTCTCCATGATCAGCCTCAACGCCCGCAACATCCCCGAGGACATCGAGCCCGGCCGGATGTTCCGCGCGGAGAGCGGCCTGGAGACCCAGATAGCCGTCCTCTCCGACGACCTGTCCGGCGCCGCCCAGGCCGCCGCCGTCGCCGCCATCGGCGAGGCCGCGACGGCGCGGGACGCGGGGGTGCCGCGCTCGCTGCGCCCGTTCCGCGTCGACGTGCTGCCCAGCCGGCTCGGCTTCGAGGAAGCCTGGGAGATGCGCGACGTCCAGGCGCAGGAGGCTTCCAAGCTGTGGGCGCTGGTCGGCGTCGGCGGCGACGAGCTGATGGGCTTCGGCCCCGACCTGGCGGACGGCATCCCGGCGTTCATCATCGGCGGCCCGGCCAAGTCGGGACGCAGCACGGTGCTGAAGTCGATGGCGCTGACCTTCCTCCACCAGGGCGTACGCCTGATCATCGCCGCGCCGCGGCCGTCGCCGATGCGCGATCTGGCGGACCGCGAGGGCGTGTTGCAGGTCTTCACCGAGGACGACATCGACGAGGACGAGGTGCACGACCTGCTCAAGCAGGCGTCGCCGGACGAGCCGATCGTCGTCCTGGTGGACGACGCCGAGATGCTGACGAACTGCGACGCGGGCGACGAGTTCAAGGCCATCGCCCGCCGTGGCGCGGAGCGCGGCTGGGCGCTGGTCCTCGCGGGCGACGAGGAGGAGGTCGCCTCGGGCTTCTCCGGCTGGCAGGTGGAGGCCAAGAAGGCCCGCCGCGGTGTCGCCCTGTCTCCGCAGGACCCGTCGGCGGGCGACCTCATCGGCATCCGGCTGAACCGCAGTTCGGTCGGCGACCAGGTGCAGCCGGGCAAGGGCCTGCTGCACCTGGGCGACAGCGAGCCGTTCGCGGTGACGACGCCGCTGGCGTAA
- a CDS encoding WXG100 family type VII secretion target produces MGKADVDVTYQDMRDAAKRLKDERQDIDRKLDDLRKYIQSLVSDGYVTGRSSKQFDQSFDEFTTGAKKTIEGLEGMGDFLKSAAEAFENLDSELEKGLKG; encoded by the coding sequence ATGGGCAAGGCCGATGTCGATGTTACATATCAGGACATGCGGGATGCCGCCAAGCGGCTCAAGGACGAGCGGCAGGACATCGACCGCAAGCTGGATGACCTGCGCAAGTACATCCAGAGCCTGGTGAGCGACGGCTACGTGACCGGTCGGTCCTCGAAGCAGTTCGACCAGTCCTTCGACGAGTTCACCACCGGCGCGAAGAAGACCATCGAGGGCCTTGAGGGAATGGGCGACTTCCTGAAGTCCGCCGCCGAGGCATTCGAGAACCTGGACTCCGAGCTGGAGAAGGGCCTCAAGGGCTGA
- a CDS encoding CpaF family protein, whose amino-acid sequence MSSGPAVDHGLVKRFRQEAGDRIARQRHEDQLAGVTPMSAEDERHFARAVIAQILEDYARAEINYGRTPLDAETEEAYAAAVHAALFGVGRLQPLLDDPEVENIDINGFDHVFVGYADGREVKTDPVAESDEELVELIQILGAYSGLSSRPFDSANPQLDLRLPDGSRLSAVMDVTRRPALSIRRARLGKVFLPDLIGNATISPELGAFLTSAVRARKNIMIAGATNAGKTTLLRALANEIPAVERLVTVERALELGLDQFPELHPNVVAFEERLPNSEGHGAITMAELVRRSLRMNPSRVIVGEVLGDEIVTMLNAMSQGNDGSLSTIHANSSSEVFNRISTYALQASERLPVEASQMLVAGAIDFVVFVERRNLYHQGGGLQRSVTSVREVNGVDGRVMSSEVFKEGPDGLLHPHAPIHCIDELIPFGYQPSGDWR is encoded by the coding sequence ATGAGCAGCGGACCCGCAGTAGACCACGGCCTCGTCAAACGCTTCCGCCAGGAAGCCGGCGACCGCATCGCCCGGCAGCGCCACGAGGACCAGCTCGCCGGCGTCACCCCCATGTCCGCCGAGGACGAGCGGCACTTCGCCCGCGCCGTCATCGCGCAGATCCTGGAGGACTACGCCCGCGCCGAGATCAACTACGGCCGTACGCCCCTCGACGCCGAGACCGAGGAGGCGTACGCCGCGGCCGTGCACGCCGCCCTCTTCGGCGTCGGCCGGCTGCAGCCGCTGCTGGACGACCCCGAGGTCGAGAACATCGACATCAACGGTTTCGACCACGTCTTCGTCGGCTACGCCGACGGGCGCGAGGTCAAGACCGACCCGGTGGCGGAGAGCGACGAGGAGCTCGTCGAGCTGATCCAGATACTCGGCGCCTACTCCGGTCTGTCCTCCCGCCCCTTCGACTCGGCCAACCCGCAGCTCGACCTGCGCCTGCCCGACGGCTCCCGGCTCTCGGCGGTCATGGACGTCACCCGCCGCCCGGCGCTGTCCATCCGCCGCGCCCGTCTCGGCAAGGTGTTCCTGCCGGACCTCATCGGCAACGCGACGATCTCCCCGGAGCTGGGCGCCTTCCTGACCAGCGCCGTGCGGGCCCGTAAGAACATCATGATCGCCGGCGCCACCAACGCCGGGAAGACGACGCTGCTGCGCGCGCTGGCCAACGAGATCCCCGCCGTCGAGCGCCTGGTGACCGTCGAGCGCGCGCTGGAGCTGGGCCTGGACCAGTTCCCCGAACTGCACCCCAACGTGGTCGCGTTCGAGGAGCGGCTGCCCAACTCCGAGGGCCACGGCGCCATCACGATGGCCGAGCTGGTCCGCCGGTCGCTGCGTATGAACCCGTCCCGGGTCATCGTCGGCGAGGTGCTCGGCGACGAGATCGTCACCATGCTCAACGCGATGTCGCAGGGCAACGACGGCTCGCTGTCCACGATCCACGCCAACAGCTCCTCCGAGGTGTTCAACCGCATCTCGACGTACGCCCTCCAGGCCAGCGAGCGGCTGCCGGTGGAGGCCAGCCAGATGCTGGTCGCCGGCGCCATCGACTTCGTCGTCTTCGTCGAGCGGCGCAACCTCTACCACCAGGGCGGCGGCCTCCAGCGCTCGGTCACCTCCGTGCGCGAGGTCAACGGCGTGGACGGCCGCGTGATGTCGTCGGAGGTCTTCAAGGAGGGCCCCGACGGCCTGCTGCACCCGCACGCGCCGATCCACTGCATCGACGAGCTGATTCCGTTCGGTTACCAGCCCAGCGGGGATTGGAGGTAG
- a CDS encoding type II secretion system F family protein, protein MNGSVFSATMGYGLLAGAVIGGGIALLIVALRGLPAKPQHEKEEQGERAADLVRFASQRATLAAVAGLLVLLLTRWPVAGLATGVLVAFWDKLFGGAAAERMAMKRVEALAQWTESLRDTIAGAVGLEQAIPASARAAAPALRPHLDAMVDRLRSRTPLPDALQHLADDLDDASADLIIAALILNARLRGPGLREVLGALAKSAREEVDMRQRVMAQRASTRRSVQIVVSVSVAFVLGLSVFNRGFVEPYGSPVGQAVLACVCGLFAAGFWWLRKLSTIETPERFLAGAKQQPQQVAFVRPREEVS, encoded by the coding sequence ATGAACGGATCGGTCTTCTCCGCCACCATGGGCTACGGGCTGCTCGCCGGCGCGGTGATCGGCGGCGGCATCGCGCTGCTCATCGTCGCGCTCCGCGGGCTGCCGGCGAAGCCGCAGCACGAGAAGGAGGAGCAGGGCGAACGGGCCGCGGACCTGGTGCGGTTCGCCAGCCAGCGGGCGACGCTCGCGGCGGTCGCCGGGCTGCTGGTGCTGCTGCTCACCCGCTGGCCGGTCGCGGGTCTGGCGACGGGCGTGCTGGTGGCGTTCTGGGACAAGCTCTTCGGCGGCGCGGCGGCCGAGCGGATGGCGATGAAGCGGGTCGAGGCGCTGGCCCAGTGGACGGAGTCGCTGCGCGACACGATCGCCGGCGCGGTCGGCCTGGAGCAGGCCATTCCGGCGTCCGCCAGGGCCGCGGCGCCCGCGCTGCGGCCGCATCTGGACGCGATGGTCGACCGGTTGCGGTCCCGTACCCCCCTGCCGGACGCCCTGCAGCACCTCGCCGACGACCTCGACGACGCCTCCGCGGACCTGATCATCGCCGCCCTGATCCTCAACGCCCGGCTGCGCGGCCCCGGTCTGCGCGAGGTGCTGGGAGCGCTGGCGAAGTCGGCGCGCGAGGAAGTGGACATGCGCCAGCGCGTGATGGCGCAGCGCGCCTCGACGCGGCGCAGCGTGCAGATCGTCGTCAGCGTCTCGGTGGCGTTCGTGCTCGGCCTGTCGGTCTTCAACCGCGGCTTCGTCGAGCCGTACGGCTCGCCCGTCGGCCAGGCGGTCCTGGCCTGCGTCTGCGGGCTGTTCGCGGCCGGCTTCTGGTGGCTGCGCAAGCTGTCGACGATCGAGACGCCGGAGCGCTTCCTGGCCGGCGCGAAGCAGCAGCCGCAGCAGGTCGCCTTCGTCCGGCCGCGTGAGGAGGTCTCCTGA
- a CDS encoding type II secretion system F family protein, whose translation MEFQGADTLTYSVVIGAVMGLGIYLLVRAIAPGRRGAVATVARVDALRARGSGRTATSSPQQEEGRFGGLRAQVGERAAEFYLRQGWEQRSLRSDLAVLDRSWESFLATKVLLSAVGLVFGPGVYALISVAGFGLNPVIPVWLALVAALLFFLLPDLEVRRDAADKRKDLRRVVGAYLDLVAMNLAGGRGLPEALMAAADISDGWALRRVRNALADARITGTSQWQALGNLGDELGIEELKDLSASLALVSDDGAKVRESLAARAETMRHRELAEIEGAAGEKSQSMLVAQLLLCAGFLVFLVYPAAIRVLQV comes from the coding sequence ATGGAGTTCCAGGGTGCGGACACGCTGACGTACTCCGTCGTCATCGGCGCGGTGATGGGCCTGGGCATCTATCTGCTCGTACGGGCCATCGCGCCCGGCCGCCGCGGCGCGGTCGCGACGGTCGCGCGGGTCGACGCGCTGCGGGCCCGCGGCTCCGGCCGGACGGCGACCTCCTCGCCGCAGCAGGAGGAGGGGCGCTTCGGCGGGCTGCGCGCGCAGGTCGGGGAGCGGGCCGCCGAGTTCTATCTGCGGCAGGGCTGGGAGCAGCGTTCGCTCCGCTCCGACCTGGCGGTGCTGGACCGTTCCTGGGAGAGCTTCCTGGCGACGAAGGTGCTGCTGTCCGCGGTGGGGCTGGTCTTCGGCCCCGGCGTGTACGCGCTGATCTCGGTGGCCGGCTTCGGCCTGAACCCCGTCATCCCGGTCTGGCTCGCGCTGGTCGCCGCCCTGCTCTTCTTCCTCCTGCCCGACCTGGAGGTACGCAGGGACGCCGCCGACAAGCGCAAGGACCTGCGCCGCGTGGTGGGCGCGTACCTGGACCTGGTGGCGATGAACCTGGCGGGCGGCCGCGGCCTGCCCGAGGCCCTGATGGCCGCGGCCGACATCAGCGACGGCTGGGCCCTGCGCAGGGTACGCAACGCACTTGCCGACGCCCGCATCACCGGCACCAGCCAGTGGCAGGCGCTGGGCAATCTCGGCGACGAGCTGGGGATCGAAGAGCTGAAGGACCTGTCGGCGTCGCTGGCGCTGGTCTCCGACGACGGCGCGAAGGTGCGCGAGTCGCTGGCGGCCAGGGCGGAGACCATGAGGCACCGCGAGCTTGCCGAAATCGAGGGGGCGGCAGGCGAGAAGTCGCAGTCCATGCTCGTCGCACAACTACTGCTGTGCGCCGGGTTCCTGGTCTTCCTGGTCTATCCCGCGGCGATCCGCGTGTTGCAGGTCTGA
- a CDS encoding TadE family protein, producing MATTAQAPAWLRRRLDACRGDGGGGDTGPGSGRHGARGGDRGMSAVEFVLLTPVLYFMIFATVQFGLYFFADHVAQATAQHGAREARRTAESNPGGWQGLAQQAARERLNTVGPKLLTSPDIRVYEAADDRVGVAVEGGVVNVFPFIDLKARAESEGPIERFVPDLG from the coding sequence ATGGCGACAACGGCACAGGCACCGGCGTGGCTGCGGCGCAGGCTGGACGCCTGCCGCGGCGACGGCGGCGGCGGTGACACGGGGCCGGGGAGCGGGCGGCACGGCGCACGCGGGGGCGACCGCGGCATGTCCGCGGTCGAGTTCGTGCTGCTCACCCCGGTGCTGTACTTCATGATCTTCGCCACCGTGCAGTTCGGGCTGTACTTCTTCGCGGACCACGTCGCGCAGGCGACCGCGCAGCACGGGGCGCGCGAGGCGCGCAGGACGGCCGAGTCGAACCCGGGCGGCTGGCAGGGCCTGGCCCAGCAGGCGGCGCGGGAGCGGCTGAACACGGTCGGCCCGAAGCTGCTCACCAGCCCGGACATCCGGGTGTACGAGGCCGCGGACGACCGGGTCGGGGTGGCGGTGGAGGGCGGCGTGGTCAACGTCTTCCCGTTCATCGACCTCAAGGCGCGGGCGGAGTCGGAGGGGCCGATCGAGCGGTTCGTACCGGATCTGGGATGA
- a CDS encoding TadE family protein yields the protein MTTIEVVILAPVMFLFILVLVAFGQLVDGRGGVDGAARDAVRAASLQRTVGEAQRAAQRAAESQLEGDVCKGPVDVDLSGDFSPPEPGAASNIITVEVTCEVKGLGMLGLDIDPRMTGTSSAPLDPYRRAA from the coding sequence GTGACGACGATCGAGGTGGTGATCCTCGCCCCGGTGATGTTCCTGTTCATCCTCGTCCTCGTCGCCTTCGGCCAGTTGGTCGACGGCCGCGGCGGGGTCGACGGCGCGGCGCGCGACGCGGTACGGGCCGCGTCCCTGCAGCGCACCGTGGGCGAGGCGCAGCGGGCCGCGCAGCGGGCTGCGGAGTCGCAGTTGGAGGGCGACGTGTGCAAGGGCCCGGTGGACGTGGACCTGTCGGGGGACTTCTCACCGCCCGAGCCGGGCGCCGCCAGCAACATCATCACCGTGGAGGTGACCTGCGAGGTGAAGGGCCTGGGGATGCTGGGCCTGGACATCGACCCGCGGATGACGGGCACGTCGTCCGCGCCGCTCGACCCGTACCGGAGGGCGGCATGA
- a CDS encoding TadE/TadG family type IV pilus assembly protein, whose amino-acid sequence MTRVRVLAAHLRAGLAGRVRKLDDRGSGAGAVIIFAFLFMALAAFVVDGGLAISQRERAADIAEQAARYAAQDTDKEALYEGQTELEAPIRSENCDNRVREFMSHVTVHNGDVESAKCTSAAADHVEVEIVLSYRPLLTGLALSGPLEATGSARAEPRTEVGEP is encoded by the coding sequence ATGACGCGGGTACGTGTCCTGGCCGCGCACCTGCGCGCGGGCCTGGCCGGGCGGGTGCGGAAGCTGGACGACCGGGGCTCGGGCGCGGGCGCGGTCATCATCTTCGCGTTCCTGTTCATGGCGCTGGCGGCGTTCGTGGTCGACGGCGGGCTGGCGATCTCGCAGCGCGAGCGGGCGGCGGACATCGCGGAGCAGGCGGCGCGGTACGCGGCGCAGGACACCGACAAGGAAGCACTGTACGAGGGACAGACGGAACTGGAGGCGCCGATCCGGTCCGAGAACTGCGACAACCGGGTGCGGGAGTTCATGTCGCACGTGACGGTCCACAACGGCGACGTCGAGTCCGCGAAGTGTACGAGCGCGGCGGCCGACCACGTCGAGGTCGAGATCGTCCTCAGTTACCGCCCGCTGCTGACGGGCCTGGCCCTCAGCGGCCCCCTGGAGGCCACCGGCAGTGCCCGCGCCGAGCCCCGCACGGAGGTCGGCGAGCCGTAA
- a CDS encoding SH3 domain-containing protein — MLKRKKTAVALATGAMALGLLGAAPVAATTTAGHAPAMKTWEDDWNVSQRGVVIAKPGVLIRSQPTTASHEKGFIPRGEIVWIDCKVEGQDVFGNSLWYKIGSHNGFISARWVKNVDHIPFC, encoded by the coding sequence GTGCTGAAGAGAAAGAAGACCGCCGTCGCGCTCGCCACGGGAGCCATGGCGCTGGGACTGCTGGGCGCCGCCCCGGTGGCGGCGACCACGACGGCGGGCCACGCGCCCGCCATGAAGACCTGGGAAGACGACTGGAACGTCTCGCAGCGCGGCGTGGTGATCGCCAAGCCCGGCGTCCTGATCCGCTCGCAGCCCACCACCGCCTCGCACGAGAAGGGGTTCATCCCGCGCGGCGAGATCGTCTGGATCGACTGCAAGGTCGAGGGCCAGGACGTGTTCGGCAACTCCCTCTGGTACAAGATCGGCTCCCACAACGGCTTCATCTCCGCGCGCTGGGTCAAGAACGTGGACCACATCCCGTTCTGCTGA